The DNA window CACCATCTCTTCTCTGATGGAAGGATCCAAAGACAAAATGGAGTTGGAGGAGCAAAAGGGATCGGACGAGGACATGAGTGACAGGTGGTTAgtgttttcacttttgttttctttttatgccTTGTGCTGCAAGACGCTTCTGCTTCTGTGCACTGAATGAACCAGTACTTGAGTGTGAGTCTGTAGGACAGCAGGTGAGGTTGCTTGTGAGCTAGGGCTTGTTCTGCTCCAACTATCAAAAACTCTCATATCAAGAGCCGTCGTAGAGGTTTTGGTCTTTTCTCATcctgtgtatttattctttgaTCAGGAACTTCCTGGTGTAACCAAATTCTATTTTTGCCAATATCAGACCCATTTTTCAGGCCATCTTCCTTTTACAACTGCTTATGTTTGGAAAACCTATAAATCTGAGAATGTTGACTACCAAATTTAGTAGAAaccatatttataaaaaaactaaaataaatggtATTGATAGTAAAACTCATAGATCATATCCAGGATATCTAGCCCATGGTGTGCATGAGCTTTCTATTTTCTTTCTCAAGTAGAAAGTTTGTCTTCCTGTATTCAATGTCTTCAGTTATGTATTTTTCTATTCCTATTTCTGCTTTTTCCTTTGCAGTGAAACCAGCAGCGTCAGTAACAGCAGTGACGGTGGCCTCTACACCAATGATGAAGGAAGACAAGGTAAGACGTACTCAGTTTTCTCTAAAATTATGGGTTGAACTGATAAACCCCATTGTATTTGTGAGGTATAGATCATATTGGTATATCTAGTAAGGGGCAGAACTAAAATGCATGTGAATTAGTGCTCATGAACCAGGggtctctgtcctccctcccccAGCTGACGACGAGCAGAGCGACTGGTTCTACGAGGGGGAGCCGGGCTCTGGTCCGGGGCCCGGAGGTGCGTGTGGGATAGCGGGAGTGGTTCCCTGGTGGGAGAGGGAGACCGGGTCAGAGGAGCTGGACCTAGCTGACCCAGTCTTCAACAGCATCCTCACGGGATCCTTCCCACTCATGAGCTCTGGAGCACAGAGAGGTACAGAAGAAGCTCGTCTTTAAAGCTGCGGTATTATATTTATATGGTTCACATTTACAGTACAATCAAATCACGAGGGTtgaagcacacactcacagacactgtTCTTGCAGTCTCACTCCTGGCCAGTAGGAGgcaaacacatcacacagaatGATCAGCATTGAGGcaataaaatgttgctgtgtaGTTACTTTAGAAAGGAAACTCCTCCACCTATAGTACTGGTGTTAACATGCAGCATCAAAGAGAAGCAGTACTGgccaaattttttttaaaaataaagatagaaacatGACAATTTTCTTATTATCTCTAATAATGCTGTTGTTCAAGGTTATACACAGAAACATGATCATTTCCCCCCAGTATTTTGAATACGCCATGCAGTATCTTCACCAGCCACTGTATAGCAGAAGTAATAAAACCATTTGGGATTGTTGTCTCCGATTAAATTAATTTGCCTATAATTAATATCCCACTGGCACTATGTTGTAACACATCTAGTTTAATGGGACATGATGAGTTGTCTCTCATCCAACATGGGCTTTTCATCAAACTATTCAAATTATTTCATTAATTATGCACTAAAACATGACTTCTGTTGCCAATGAGCCGGTGCTATGTTTGTCAGGTTTCCAGGCCAGACTGAgccgtctccatggcaaccagcCGGCGTCTGAGGCGGGGCTGCAGGGCGGCTCCGGCCAGGGCTTCAGCGACAGACTGGGAAGACAAAGCCAGGACTCCCATGAGTGAGTTTCTGACTTTAGATAAGTTGGGGTTGATTCTGACTTGTCTGTTTATATTCTTGTTCATATTGTTTATTTCCAGTTAGTTTTTTTATCTGCTCTAAAATGGTTGAGACTGAAAAAGGCAGGTGCCACAGTTTTTCTTCTAAAATCAACTCTTGACATACAAGTTCTAAAATGTAGTTTGTAGACCAGAtcaaatttaaacaaaatgGTTGTTCTGGTTCTTACAGATGATGACTTGACAGTTTGTCAATAGTAGTTATTGTGCCTACTCTGCCTTTGAAATGAAAGTGTTGTTGAGTGCTACCGATTGTATTGAGttgaattaaatgtaatttctttctttcttttgcacTTTACCTCACCAGTAGTACCAGAGGTAAAGCCACCAATTACATTCTTATGTCTTCAACAGGCCGTGGTTTAGCTCAAGCTCGAGGAGAGAACACGGACAGGTACTACCATTCAGCCAATAGGTTTTTCTTGGACATATCAGCTCGATTTTAAGCATTTATGTTTTCTGATATGTGCAGATAAGAAAACTTgcatttacagaataaacaatagaGTTTACAGTTAATATTTGACATACAAATTATGTCTATTTTGTTAATTTCAGTAAGACACgcactgtatttgtgttttctttattacatttctttgtcataagggtttgataattaCATCGTAGAGATAATTgctaaatttaatttatatgtgtatatataaatatctgccAATATATCAGTATCTGGAGTGTTATTGCGACCATAGCTTTCTAGCTGCTGGAACATTAAGTCTAGTTCACCCTCTTCCTTCTTTCACCTCCACTTGCACAGTTGCACTGGGACCCGCGGGCAGACAGGGGGCATCGGAGGAGCTGCTCAGTAAAAACAGCCAGCAGGTAagaaccacatttaaattcaaacaccAGATTCATTTCCATTTGTATCCGTATTTGTCTCTGCCGCAGTCTCGTAGACATAACTCCCTGTAGTTCCCTCACATTGTTTGATGGGGTTTTTCAGGCAAACATTACGCTCTGTACTGTTATTTGAGATCAGACTAATGCtgtcatatgttttttttctgaccGGCTGCTTTTGCAGACAGACCAGCGGGCACCTGGGCTCTCTGTGTACAGGGGATGTCAAGCGGAGGCGAAAAGCAGCCCCCCTCGGTTCCACTGCCCCCCCAGGTATTGGACGCACACCTAGCTACACCTAACACGCCATCTGGCACTTATTACCAACTGCCCCTTTCGTTGTAATTTTGGCTCCCGTTTTCGCTGTTGTTCCCTTCCCCCTGTTGGTAAAGCTCAGTATGTTTGCCAGCCTGCTTGTCTCCTCGCCGGCTGTCTCTCGCACATACGCTGATGCAAACACAGGGGACTGGGAAAAGAAGTGATGTTTTCAgttcacatttttaaaagggTTAATTGAGATAATCTTTATATTGcttcctctccatcttcctctctcatttTTTGAATCCAGCTTTAGCTCCAAACCCCCTTTGCGCCTAAGCTTTGTTGGACAAGTGTCAGCTGGCTTAGACATGCTGTTAGAGCCAAGATACTGGATTAGCTCTTAGCAAACTAACATTTGTGTACCAgcgtctctccccccccccccccccccccccccaaaccaccCTCCTGGGCTGGTTAATGCTCGttgaggaggaagggggaggcAGCAAAACCTAATGGTCTCGGGCCAAAGTCACATTTTAAGATATGTTAATTTACAGCTTGACACCTGGATTATACACAGAAGCTTGTAAAACAATCACGTATGTTTTGAGTGCAGGTGTAATCTCCTATTTTCTGCCTAATCCCTGACACTACACGCAATTGtaaaatgagaaacagaaaGCACACAAAAAAGAGAGATTAGCGAAAAAAGCTAAcggaaaataaataatcttttctcaCCTGTCACCTCTACTTTCAGTAGTGGTCGGAGAGAACGCTCCTCCCCTCCCAGACTCCAACATGGGGAGCCGCATGTTGCAGAGCATGGGCTGGAGCCCGGGGATGGGCCTGGGTCCAGGCGGAAGGGGCATGACTGAGCCCATCCGGGCCACACAGAGACCCAAAGGAACAGGTCTAGGTTTCAACTGATCACCCGGCGTCTGGATGCTGAACCTGAAGACGACTGGGACGAGACTTTCCAGGAGCCACAAGTAGAGACAGAGATGAACTGCTGCTTGGGCTGATGAacgttttaaaagaaaaaagaagaaaaaaaaaggtccagAATAATCCAGATGTGAGTCACAAGAGAAGGAGTGAGGCTTGTCCCAGAAACAGTCTGTGCTGATAGAGAAACTTTCCCATATTGGGGAAACTGCAAGAAGCCTGTGAAAGACTGCAGCTGAGCTGGAGAAAACACTTCCTGCAAACACGTCCTGTCAAGAAACTCTACATTGGAAGAAATCAATGACATAATGCCTCATTGTTGGTGTGTTAAACCGGCCCACTGCCTCCGCCCTGTTACCTCAGACAGGCCTCAGACTCGAGGTGCTGTTCACCATTGACAGAGAGCAGCTGTGGAGATactgcagtttgttttcagttAGTGAAATAATGATAAATGGCTATTTCCATATGTTCTTGAAGAATTTTGGAATCAGAGACTGTTTGAGTAGATCATACCTCGAGATTTCTTAGGTTTGCATTTATTGTGATGAAGTTAGGGTACACTGTATGGATGTGTGTTTCTCCATCAATTTTATACTTCATTTAATGGAGAAAGTCATCCGATTTATTTTCTCACTCTCCCCcaaaataagaaaagataaaaaatccTGAACACAGATTTCTGTAAGCATGTGCAgctgtgtctgctgcaggtTTCTGCTGATGTGTATGAAGAAAACACATCTGTGGTTGAGGTGTATTATCCTGACTGTTTGTACTGAGCATGCAGTATTATCCTACCACGGCCATGCAGACGTTACACATGCTGTTTATCAAAATAACTGTATGACAGTCAGGTTAAGAATCTCATTGTTTCTATCAGAGATTGAATAAATATGGCTCGTTGCAGTTTCTGCAGAATTTGACAAAATGGCATATTGAAGGACCCTACATAATCACGGTTCATAGGTGTTTTACTTGTTTTGCTTGATTATCAGACCTTTTGTCACGACTGTGGGTGAGTACAAACTGTAGTTCTCATCCAATCAGATGGAAATTTTAACAACTGTGTGGATGTGAAGGACCTTAATACAATTAAAGCAATAGAGGAACCACGATTTGAGTGatattttttatgtcttttcGTCGGCAACAGCCAGTGGCCGCAGTTATCATCTCTCCGTGTTGTACGTCTCATTCTCATGAACACGATATCCAGAACGGCTTGAGtgtatttattcaaacttgGTTAAAAAGTTTGTGTCTGATTTTGAAGGTCGAAGGTCAAGgtcgctgtgacctcacaaaacgtTTTTTCCGCTTGTGAACTTGACTTCAAAGGAACCCAGGGAATTCTTTCAAATTTAGTACAAAAAGAAATTGGACTCAAGAATGAACAGACTAAAGTAAGtttgtcagaggtcaaggttGCCTCAGCTTAGTTTTCATATTGGCTTTCCATTATAAATTGTTCTGTATAGTAATTTGAAATAGATTCAAGCAGAGATAGGAATCGAAATATAAGTGAGAAATTGTACAGGAAATTGCACTGTAGCAGAACTATTTTCTTCCAATCATGTTGGCTTCTATTGAAAGCATGGAGCGAAATtgcaaaattatattttttctgGTTATTTTGGCTCATGGTCAATGActcatttgatcatttatttcaCAGAGAGCCCAACAGAtgctggattttctttttttggctgATGCATATGGTGTAATTACCAGTTTTCCAATTTAGCAACAGTGgggacttttcaaaataaaattgctCATTAGAGTTTGATTTACTTGTCGGTTACAAATGTCCGGACTCCAGCCCTGATCTGATACAATATGTTGATTCTCTCATCTTCTTTTCGCAGCAGACTTGTTGACTTGTCATAGCAGGACAACCTGACTTAATAACAATAAGGATTGGCGCAGGTCTTTCAGTGAGTCAGCACCACAATCTGTACGAGGACATAagagtataaaaataaatacgcCCATGAAAAAGATCCGTAGCCGAATGAGTAGCAGTGAGTTCAGTAGATTTTTGCCCTGGGTTTCGCCTTTCAGGCTACAAGGTCATACAGCCTGATtaaatttatttcatgtttttcttctaaaatgTTCTGAATAAGGGAGTGACCCCTCTGTATTTAAGACTAAAATCCATATTACCATAAACATTTTGGATTCTTTAAGTatgtaaaatttaaaatttagatTTTCAGCAAAATATTTGCacagcattttattttacacatgaaaaaaaaactgtttctgaATACCCATAGATAAATCTTACCCTTCTGCAATATCTTCTTTGTTATTGGCCAATAATTAAACCAATATCAATACTGTCatatgataaaataaattacCTCATATCAACTGTGCTCCAATTTTCAATCAGTCCTTAAATGTAAGGAACTCAGTCTGTGGTTTGCTATTGGTCGATGATTATTTCCCGTCAGTCTTATTTTTCAGTCTGAAACAAAATACTGTTAAGTGAATCTGTTGAAGTTCATCTCTATGTTCATTGTGAATGAAGCTGGTTTCATTCCCACTCCTCCTGACACCCATCGATTAAACAGACGACAAACCAGGAGAAGTCTGGGTGCTTCTGggacagtacacacacacacacacacacacacacacacacacacacacacacacacacacacacacacacacacacacacacacacacacacacacacacacacacacacacacacacacacacacacacacacacacacacacacacacacacacacacacacacacacacacacacacacacacacacagccacacagcgCTCTTAAAGAAATTATTTTGCAATAACTGCTCATAAGAACATGCCGTTTAAACAACTCTGACAACACATGTATCACATCCATGTGCTGACTCAACAACACTGAAAcatgatgctctctctctctctctctctctctctctctctctctctctctctctctctctctctctctcgctccctccctcccctttaCTCTCCCTATTTCTCCCATCCTTGCAAGGCTGCAATAGAAAACCCTCCTGTATCCATGTGTCCTCTACGCTCCCTCCAACTCACCACCTCCCTCTGCATATGAGGgaatgctacacacacacacacacacacacacacacacacacacacacacacacactccccccaccaccccttTCTCTTAGACacactttttttctgtctgacaCTCTCTCTCAGGACTCCCCTGCGAGCCGAgccaggcaggcaggcaggtaggTAAAGTCAGCCCTGGATCAGAGTGAGatgctgagaggaggagagggagaaaggggggaatgtgtgtgagtgtgtgtgtgtgtgtgcgatgctgctgctgcatcgcTGAGCTACAGAGACCGGAGGCAAGGAGAGCTGGAGCGTTTGTCCttgagactgactgactgactgcagCTGTAGagcggaggagcagcagccagtGGAGGGAACTGACCGTGAGTACCGGGCTACAGCAAGAAGATGAGAGCATGGGGAGAAGTAAACGCaggtttattttctattaattGCAGCAAATGGACTGTTGTGGTTTTGTTCCTGTCTGCTTAGAAACAGTCCAGTCAGTGTAGTGTTTGAATGgaaacagaggtgtgtgtgtgtgtgtgtgtgtgtgtgtgtgtgtgtgtgtgtgtgtgtgtgttcctgaccAGGTAGAGGTCTACTCTGCTCCCAGGTGAACTCATCTATCAGGCTTTTTATTGGCTGCCATCGATACTTGAACCTATATTTGGGACTTTGTGAGCAGTTCAGCAATTTCTCAGTTTGTCCGCAGCAGCGTCCAGtttcttggtgtgtgtgtgtgtgtgttgtactaAGATGTCAGTAAACACAACACTACTGTACATCGCTGCAGCTCGGCCCCCGCTCTCCACGCCTCACTCTCCTTTACCTCGGCTTCTGTTGACAGATCGATAGTTATGCATCTATAATTGGAAGTCATCGTTTATGGCGACCCTCCAAAGCGACTCATTATCATGTGTAATCTTGCAGAAAATTTAATTTTGACTGGTGTTCCTCGGTCCAGCCGGGAGTCGCTGGACTGTGCCGCGCTGTGGCTAACTGGCCGAGGGTGGGGTTACTTGggagaggaccccccccccgaagCCTGGGGAAGGGTGGGGTTGAGGGGGAGAGTGGGGGCCTTTCGTGTCAAATCTCCCCTTAAAGCCTGGAAATCCTTGCATCGCCCCTGGATGCAGCCACATGATGAGATGAGGAGGGACGGGAGGGAGATATTACGCAGAATTTCcatgaaagacaaaaagaaggacacggagagaaaagagggaggagaaggaatcGGCGTTTGTCTCTCTCCGTGGTGTGGGGATGGTTTTGTGAGAGGATACCGGCTCACctgtggagctgctgacagAATGTGTTAGGCCACGTCAGGGGGGGGAGATGGGGATGGACGGAGAGATAACAAGAAAGCAAAAATTGTGAATACACAATGCTGAGGtagagctttttttttctaaaaccaACATGAAAGGATcgttgtatctgtgtgtgtctgtgttgatttGTTTGCAGACATGCTGAACgacagtcggggggggggctacatTCACCACCTGTGGAGATAAAAGTGATATTATAAGTAGATGGtgggctgtgtgtttgtttcagggtgttggtgggttgggggggtgcAATATTCCCTGAtatcagcagtgtgtgtgtgagctgctgactcccaggattcattgtgtgttttgcccATACTGGCGGCTCctcaccaggtgtgtgtgtgtgtgtgtgtgtgtgtgtgtgtgtgtgtgtgtgtgtgtgtgtgtataagggGGTTCACCTGAGTATTAGCATATCTGTTACACACATTAAGTATATAGATATcatctatatatttatagaaacCAAACGCAAAAAAGTTGCTTGATTATGTTTGCATTTAAAAGCCTACATTCAAGTCAAAGAACAGAAAGTATTATCggcaaaatgtattttatatatcaCAAGTAAATATACTATTCCTATTAATAAtactatattattttattagattGCTTATTCTGATTCATAATTGCTATTTTGACTGTTGTAGTTGGGGCAGGTGGAGCATTTTTAACTTATCTTACTTATCTTATTCAGTTTGGTAGATTAGTCGATCATTATCCCAACACAATGTCAAGGGTCACAACATAAACCAAAGGGTGGCATGAAAATGTGaggatttgaaaaacaaattattgaGTTTTTTTATCTAATCAGCtatttttgtgtgaaatatttGATACATTTACGTCTTTGGACCTCAAactgtttgatttaaatgagaCATTTGCAAAGTTTACATAGTAAATATTTAATCTCTGGACTACTACACAAGCTAAAAAGGTTCTGTACCACTGGTTCCCGGTGCAACTTACTGAAGCGGACTTATGAAGCTGTAGAAAATGGAAATTCCTAAGACGCCTTATTTGGGTCTATTAATATAAACTGCTGCAAAACTCAAGAGGAGCAACAGAGAATAGAGAGATCCGTCCTCCAGGATGAACAAACACGGAATAGATGAATAGACAAGAATAACAAAATTACAACATTAAGAAACAGAATGACGGAGAACCTGTTGGTTACTGGTAATAACCCTCCTGTTCAAATCATCTAGAGTTTAGTGAACTGAggctcatgtctgaaagcagacgTTGACCAGAATACAAAGGGCTGCCTCCGAGGTAAAACACATTCTAATGTTAGGACAGGCTTGGTTTCACAATCACATTAAGAACTTTTTGCCCGGAAGACGACTGCCcaagaaaaccaaacacactccaacacactcGACTCTTTTTAAACTAAAGTTCCACCAGAGTCCTGAGTCAGCCCTTATCGAACTTGTGGTGAGCTTAAGACTTTGTGGGAACCTGCTGTGAATGCCAGAGAAAttcctccactagagggcaatGCAGGCAAGTTATTAAACTGTGTAAACCAGGAGGCTGCCATCGCATAGTTTTAGTCTCAAATAGTCAGAAAATGATTACAAATTAGTTGTAATGAAATCCTGCTCGCCTGAGAGCCTTTCCTGTGCGTATACGTTTCCCCCCGACTCACTTCCTCCCCCGTGGGACGGTAGGATCTAAAGATAAGTGAAAACCATTTGATGACCATTGACCcgatgaggagcagcagccgcagcagcagcaggtcccAGTGTCTCTAAGTGACATTTCTATGGTTTTGTTGCGTTAAGCTTCTCCCACAAGATTTCTGTcatgaacctgtgtgtgtgtgtatgagcgagtgtgagtgtgtgtgacctctgacccctgcacAGTGCGCCACAGATCGATGCAATGAAACCGATCCTGTTCCTAGTGCTCATCTGTCAGTCCATCATTTAATGCATCATTTCCTTCCCATCCACCTGCAGTATGTTACCACATCAAACCGTTAAACATATAGATTGAAGATTTCACTATTTCTATATCATTACAGATCtcgttttttctcttttgacaTATCTgcatcttcttctctttctctccctgctgcctccctctctttcgAACCCCTTTTGTAACCCATTTATGTGTctgagagggtgtgtgtgtgtcggagcaGCGAGACAATGGTGTTTGCACACAGTGTCAATagtctttccctctgtcttaGTAATTGATGGATGACTGGGAGTCAGGCATAAACTAGGCAGATTACACTCACTAGAGCTGAGGACtgatgttagtgtgtgtgtgtgtgtacgtgtgtgtgtgtgtgtgtgtgtgtgtgtgtgtgtgtgtgtgtgtgtgtgtgtgtgtgtgtgtgtgtgtgtgtgtgtgtgtgtgtgtgtgtaggtgtgtgtgtgtgtgtgtgtgtgtgtgtgtgtgtgtgtgtgtgcgtgcttgtgcgTGCTTGTGCATGGTGGAGTGGGGTTGGAGTTACAGGGACTGTCCAGTTTTGGAAGTCAATTCGACAGCTGTCCCCTGGAGGATAAGATTTGGTGGCTATGAGTTTAGGGGATTGTAGAAGAAAAggggtgaacacacacacacacacacacacacacacacacacacacacacatacacacacacacacacacacacacacacacacacacacacacacacacacacacgcttcccTTGTCTTCAGAGAAAACTGGATGCATCTGGTGTTGGGTCAATAGCTGGCAGCAGCTGGGTGCTGTGTTATTGAACTCCTGTCTACGGTTCGGCCTCGACAGTGTAAAAATAGTTTTGATGTTTAACTGTAGCCTCGTGTGTTCGGTTTCATTTGCTGCATTTAACTAGTTTCTGGTTCTTGTCGTCActggattttgttttgtctcaaGTGATCGTCCAGTGTGCTGAGTTTACAGTTTGCTTTTGTTGGGCTTTTTTGtgcttttgatgtttttatttatttttcttaaactGCCAAAACTTTGGCATTTCTCGTTAGCTATTGATCGTCATATATACAGACACAATATATCTGCTATAAATTACATCACATTGCCATAccatatccttccaccaagattCCTGGAAATCCATCCAGAAGTTTTTGTGTAACAGACAAATGGTGGAGGAAACGATTTAtcagtctatatatatatacagctagACTGATAAATCGTCCTCTCTCTGCTTTATATCAACATGAACGGGTTATAGTTGAGTTTTGAGCTGTTGTtggaacaaaataaataaaagtacaatAATTACCATATCCTGGGGCAGCTGTGGCCGCTTGTCCATTAAGCGGAAGGGTCGTGGGTTTGATTCCTGGCTTTTCCAGTCCACATGTTGACCCCACattgatttgaatgtgtgtgagaacaaagtgctgtatgaatgggtgaatgtataCTGTGATGTGAAAGGGTTTGAGGGGGGGTTATATTACTTCATAATAGAGAAAGTCTTATGCTAATCCTTCTTGGAAACATGACTAATAGATTGGTAGTTTATTTAACACCTAGATAATCCTCTCCAGCATCTCTACTCTGAATTTATGTAACCCTGTGCTTGTTTGATGATAATTCTTCAATGGACCCGACTAAGTTCAATGAGTGCACCTGAAGTTTTTTAGTTCTATCACTTCCTCTCAGGAGATAATCAGAGAAAATAAACTGTTCTTTCCTTCAAGTGCTTCACCTGACGCCAGCGTGGCCTGACTCCAGTGTGCCGTACCATTGTTGTGCTGTGTGGAGACGGCTCAGCTGGAGCCAAGGAAAACATCAACCGCTGATAAATAACGAATTAATCGCCGTTGTAATTTCAACACGCACTTTTCCTCTCGGTGAATAAAAAGCCTCGCACAGATAAGAGCCACTTCTCTTAACATCAACATTCAGTTTCCTCAATGGTTTATAGAAGATAATGTTTTGAAGTGATACATTAACTTTTGATCTGATACGATACGAGCACTCTGTCTGGCTTTTTGTATTTTACGATTGAGATAAAAGCATCTGActctttat is part of the Limanda limanda chromosome 18, fLimLim1.1, whole genome shotgun sequence genome and encodes:
- the gpatch2 gene encoding G patch domain-containing protein 2 isoform X4, whose protein sequence is MFRAAPLKTIGKAGTGWHFHRTMDELVHDLVSALEESSEQAARGGFGDGGDHALAVGCLLKRQARKRRGRKRRSDNPHPPWETGHLSEGSESSVEEHKDYRASTGGVSAANSHARDNSDSDEQLGPKRRTPLTADTGRGKRPLWPDDLSVLGSAEGTRSLRRRRKVKRMAVDPPAEPEPSSSTLLGPPPVPKARVGGRPHRLGMNEDRAALEVCGGGQGGKNRVKKRKMTTHRMGMEATDEGVVVESEDTISSLMEGSKDKMELEEQKGSDEDMSDSETSSVSNSSDGGLYTNDEGRQADDEQSDWFYEGEPGSGPGPGGACGIAGVVPWWERETGSEELDLADPVFNSILTGSFPLMSSGAQRGFQARLSRLHGNQPASEAGLQGGSGQGFSDRLGRQSQDSHEPWFSSSSRREHGQLHWDPRADRGHRRSCSVKTASRQTSGHLGSLCTGDVKRRRKAAPLGSTAPPVVGENAPPLPDSNMGSRMLQSMGWSPGMGLGPGGRGMTEPIRATQRPKGTGLGFN
- the gpatch2 gene encoding G patch domain-containing protein 2 isoform X1 — encoded protein: MFRAAPLKTIGKAGTGWHFHRTMDELVHDLVSALEESSEQAARGGFGDGGDHALAVGCLLKRQARKRRGRKRRSDNPHPPWETGHLSEGSESSVEEHKDYRASTGGVSAANSHARDNSDSDEQLGPKRRTPLTADTGRGKRPLWPDDLSVLGSAEGTRSLRRRRKVKRMAVDPPAEPEPSSSTLLGPPPVPKARVGGRPHRLGMNEDRAALEVCGGGQGGKNRVKKRKMTTHRMGMEATDEGVVVESEDTISSLMEGSKDKMELEEQKGSDEDMSDRCETSSVSNSSDGGLYTNDEGRQADDEQSDWFYEGEPGSGPGPGGACGIAGVVPWWERETGSEELDLADPVFNSILTGSFPLMSSGAQRGFQARLSRLHGNQPASEAGLQGGSGQGFSDRLGRQSQDSHEPWFSSSSRREHGQLHWDPRADRGHRRSCSVKTASRQTSGHLGSLCTGDVKRRRKAAPLGSTAPPVVVGENAPPLPDSNMGSRMLQSMGWSPGMGLGPGGRGMTEPIRATQRPKGTGLGFN
- the gpatch2 gene encoding G patch domain-containing protein 2 isoform X2, yielding MFRAAPLKTIGKAGTGWHFHRTMDELVHDLVSALEESSEQAARGGFGDGGDHALAVGCLLKRQARKRRGRKRRSDNPHPPWETGHLSEGSESSVEEHKDYRASTGGVSAANSHARDNSDSDEQLGPKRRTPLTADTGRGKRPLWPDDLSVLGSAEGTRSLRRRRKVKRMAVDPPAEPEPSSSTLLGPPPVPKARVGGRPHRLGMNEDRAALEVCGGGQGGKNRVKKRKMTTHRMGMEATDEGVVVESEDTISSLMEGSKDKMELEEQKGSDEDMSDRCETSSVSNSSDGGLYTNDEGRQADDEQSDWFYEGEPGSGPGPGGACGIAGVVPWWERETGSEELDLADPVFNSILTGSFPLMSSGAQRGFQARLSRLHGNQPASEAGLQGGSGQGFSDRLGRQSQDSHEPWFSSSSRREHGQLHWDPRADRGHRRSCSVKTASRQTSGHLGSLCTGDVKRRRKAAPLGSTAPPVVGENAPPLPDSNMGSRMLQSMGWSPGMGLGPGGRGMTEPIRATQRPKGTGLGFN
- the gpatch2 gene encoding G patch domain-containing protein 2 isoform X3, translated to MFRAAPLKTIGKAGTGWHFHRTMDELVHDLVSALEESSEQAARGGFGDGGDHALAVGCLLKRQARKRRGRKRRSDNPHPPWETGHLSEGSESSVEEHKDYRASTGGVSAANSHARDNSDSDEQLGPKRRTPLTADTGRGKRPLWPDDLSVLGSAEGTRSLRRRRKVKRMAVDPPAEPEPSSSTLLGPPPVPKARVGGRPHRLGMNEDRAALEVCGGGQGGKNRVKKRKMTTHRMGMEATDEGVVVESEDTISSLMEGSKDKMELEEQKGSDEDMSDSETSSVSNSSDGGLYTNDEGRQADDEQSDWFYEGEPGSGPGPGGACGIAGVVPWWERETGSEELDLADPVFNSILTGSFPLMSSGAQRGFQARLSRLHGNQPASEAGLQGGSGQGFSDRLGRQSQDSHEPWFSSSSRREHGQLHWDPRADRGHRRSCSVKTASRQTSGHLGSLCTGDVKRRRKAAPLGSTAPPVVVGENAPPLPDSNMGSRMLQSMGWSPGMGLGPGGRGMTEPIRATQRPKGTGLGFN